A window of Sphingomonas adhaesiva contains these coding sequences:
- a CDS encoding c-type cytochrome: protein MTGVASAAGFIKANMPYGQGNTLTDQQAWDVGAYVDSRERPRDPRQSATVAEAREQFHAKGDYYDQTVDGKVLGGS, encoded by the coding sequence ATGACCGGGGTGGCGTCCGCGGCCGGGTTCATCAAGGCCAACATGCCTTATGGTCAGGGCAACACCCTGACGGACCAGCAGGCGTGGGACGTCGGCGCATATGTCGATAGCCGCGAGCGCCCGCGTGATCCGCGGCAGTCCGCTACGGTCGCAGAGGCCCGGGAGCAGTTTCACGCCAAAGGCGATTATTACGATCAGACGGTCGACGGGAAAGTGCTCGGAGGAAGCTGA